From a single Arachis hypogaea cultivar Tifrunner chromosome 3, arahy.Tifrunner.gnm2.J5K5, whole genome shotgun sequence genomic region:
- the LOC112790092 gene encoding adenylate kinase 5, chloroplastic isoform X2, which translates to MLHSAPSSSFHHTTTLHPSPSPSLLSASSPSSSRHAWLPLRHFSFQTPPLRTHNHFALTSPKALKVNCSTSEPLKIMISGAPASGKGTQCELIVQKFGLVHISTGDLLRAEVAAGTEIGNKAKEFMNSGRLVPDEIVTAMVAARLSREDAKQRGWLLDGYPRTSSQAESLEKMQIRPDLYIVLDVPDEILIDRCVGRRLDPVTGKIYHLKFFPPESEEIKARLVTRPDDTEEKVKSRLEIYKQNAEAASSSYSNITKKIDGSRSKEEVFKEVESSLSQLQQSKGKILKSGGTEIQRTLEKSILDTKKGSGSSSQDKWRGIPTRLNNIPHSREIRQYFYDDVIKATQRAVDDGKTRLKVDINIPELNPEMDVYRIGTLMELVRGLALSFADDGKRVKVCVQGSMGEGALAGMPLQLAGSRQILEFMDWGDYGAKGTFINIGSIGAAEVEEQDDLYILVAPQNAVGNCIIDDLRAMTNAAEHRPVILINARLKDLPGSSGIMQTMGRDQRLKYAASFESCYFFRLLYYAGTQYPIMGAIRMSYPYRYELYKRVDDPSGKEKYVILSTFLERPTTDEINDAFEGKPRNETRKGSGIWGFLSGIF; encoded by the exons ATGCTGCACTCTGCACCCTCCTCCTCCTTCCACCACACCACCACTCTCcacccttctccctctccttctcttctctctgCTTCTTCACCTTCTTCATCCCGTCACGCATGGCTGCCACTCCGCCACTTCTCCTTCCAAACTCCACCTCTCCGCACTCATAACCATTTTGCACTAACATCACCCAAG GCGCTGAAAGTGAACTGTTCCACCAGCGAGCCATTGAAGATTATGATATCTGGTGCACCTGCTTCAGGAAAGGGAACTCAATGTGAATTGATTGTCCAAAAG TTTGGATTGGTGCACATATCAACCGGGGATCTCCTAAGAGCAGAAGTTGCAGCTGGGACGGAAATTGGAAACAAAGCAAAGGAGTTCATGAATTCTGGTCGTTTGGTTCCCGATGAAATTGTGACAGCT ATGGTGGCAGCACGATTATCTCGTGAAGATGCAAAACAAAGGGGTTGGCTTCTTGATGGCTACCCTCGGACTTCTTCCCAAGCTGAGAGTCTGGAGAAAATGCAGATACGACCTGATTTGTATATTGTATTAGAT GTTCCTGATGAAATTCTGATCGACAGATGTGTTGGTAGAAGGTTAGACCCAGTGACAGGGAAAATATATCATCTAAAATTTTTTCCACCGGAATCTGAAGAAATCAAAGCCAGGCTGGTCACGCGTCCTGATGACACTGAGGAAAAA GTCAAATCACGCCTAGAAATATATAAACAAAATGCAGAAGCCGCATCTTCCTCCTACTCAAACATAACAAAGAAG ATTGATGGCAGCCGTTCAAAGGAGGAAGTTTTCAAAGAAGTCGAATCTTCACTATCACAACTGCAACAGAGTAAAGGGAAAATATTGAAATCTGGAGGCACGGAGATTCAAAGAACATTAG AAAAATCGATTCTTGATACAAAGAAGGGATCAGGGTCTTCGAGCCAG GATAAGTGGAGAGGGATTCCTACTAGACTAAATAACATTCCCCACTCAAGAGAAATCAGACAATATTTTTACGATGATGTGATAAAAGCTACACAACGGGCTGTCGATGATGGAAAAACTAGGTTGAAG GTGGACATAAACATTCCTGAATTAAACCCAGAAATG GACGTTTATCGAATAGGTACCTTGATGGAACTTGTTCGAGGTCTTGCCCTTTCATTTGCTGATGATGGAAAACGTGTTAAG GTCTGTGTACAAGGATCAATGGGAGAAGGTGCTCTTGCTGGAATGCCTTTGCAGCTTGCCGGAAGTAGACAAATTCTGGAGTTCATGGATTGGGGTGATTATGGTGCAAAAGGAACCTTCATTAATATTGGTTCTATAG GTGCTGCAGAGGTTGAAGAGCAAGATGACTTGTATATCTTGGTTGCTCCTCAAAATGCTGTAGGGAATTGTATCATTGAT GATCTGAGAGCAATGACAAATGCTGCTGAACACAGACCAGTTATCCTAATCAATGCCAGGCTTAAG GATTTACCTGGTTCTAGTGGTATTATGCAA ACAATGGGACGAGACCAGAGACTCAAGTATGCAGCATCTTTTGAAAGTTGCTACTTTTTCCGGCTTCTTTATTATGCGGGAACCCAGTACCCCATCATGGGAGCTATCAG GATGTCTTATCCATACCGTTATGAGTTGTACAAGAGAGTTGATGACCCATCTGGGAAGGAGAAGTATGTCATTTTGTCGACGTTTCTTGAAAGGCCTACTACCGACGAAATAAACGACGCCTTTGAAGGAAAACCAAG AAACGAAACAAGGAAGGGCTCGGGGATTTG GGGTTTTTTGAGCGGTATTTTTTGA
- the LOC112790092 gene encoding adenylate kinase 5, chloroplastic isoform X1 → MLHSAPSSSFHHTTTLHPSPSPSLLSASSPSSSRHAWLPLRHFSFQTPPLRTHNHFALTSPKALKVNCSTSEPLKIMISGAPASGKGTQCELIVQKFGLVHISTGDLLRAEVAAGTEIGNKAKEFMNSGRLVPDEIVTAMVAARLSREDAKQRGWLLDGYPRTSSQAESLEKMQIRPDLYIVLDVPDEILIDRCVGRRLDPVTGKIYHLKFFPPESEEIKARLVTRPDDTEEKVKSRLEIYKQNAEAASSSYSNITKKIDGSRSKEEVFKEVESSLSQLQQSKGKILKSGGTEIQRTLEKSILDTKKGSGSSSQDKWRGIPTRLNNIPHSREIRQYFYDDVIKATQRAVDDGKTRLKVDINIPELNPEMDVYRIGTLMELVRGLALSFADDGKRVKVCVQGSMGEGALAGMPLQLAGSRQILEFMDWGDYGAKGTFINIGSIGAAEVEEQDDLYILVAPQNAVGNCIIDDLRAMTNAAEHRPVILINARLKDLPGSSGIMQTMGRDQRLKYAASFESCYFFRLLYYAGTQYPIMGAIRMSYPYRYELYKRVDDPSGKEKYVILSTFLERPTTDEINDAFEGKPRNETRKGSGICVALFCRGFLSGIF, encoded by the exons ATGCTGCACTCTGCACCCTCCTCCTCCTTCCACCACACCACCACTCTCcacccttctccctctccttctcttctctctgCTTCTTCACCTTCTTCATCCCGTCACGCATGGCTGCCACTCCGCCACTTCTCCTTCCAAACTCCACCTCTCCGCACTCATAACCATTTTGCACTAACATCACCCAAG GCGCTGAAAGTGAACTGTTCCACCAGCGAGCCATTGAAGATTATGATATCTGGTGCACCTGCTTCAGGAAAGGGAACTCAATGTGAATTGATTGTCCAAAAG TTTGGATTGGTGCACATATCAACCGGGGATCTCCTAAGAGCAGAAGTTGCAGCTGGGACGGAAATTGGAAACAAAGCAAAGGAGTTCATGAATTCTGGTCGTTTGGTTCCCGATGAAATTGTGACAGCT ATGGTGGCAGCACGATTATCTCGTGAAGATGCAAAACAAAGGGGTTGGCTTCTTGATGGCTACCCTCGGACTTCTTCCCAAGCTGAGAGTCTGGAGAAAATGCAGATACGACCTGATTTGTATATTGTATTAGAT GTTCCTGATGAAATTCTGATCGACAGATGTGTTGGTAGAAGGTTAGACCCAGTGACAGGGAAAATATATCATCTAAAATTTTTTCCACCGGAATCTGAAGAAATCAAAGCCAGGCTGGTCACGCGTCCTGATGACACTGAGGAAAAA GTCAAATCACGCCTAGAAATATATAAACAAAATGCAGAAGCCGCATCTTCCTCCTACTCAAACATAACAAAGAAG ATTGATGGCAGCCGTTCAAAGGAGGAAGTTTTCAAAGAAGTCGAATCTTCACTATCACAACTGCAACAGAGTAAAGGGAAAATATTGAAATCTGGAGGCACGGAGATTCAAAGAACATTAG AAAAATCGATTCTTGATACAAAGAAGGGATCAGGGTCTTCGAGCCAG GATAAGTGGAGAGGGATTCCTACTAGACTAAATAACATTCCCCACTCAAGAGAAATCAGACAATATTTTTACGATGATGTGATAAAAGCTACACAACGGGCTGTCGATGATGGAAAAACTAGGTTGAAG GTGGACATAAACATTCCTGAATTAAACCCAGAAATG GACGTTTATCGAATAGGTACCTTGATGGAACTTGTTCGAGGTCTTGCCCTTTCATTTGCTGATGATGGAAAACGTGTTAAG GTCTGTGTACAAGGATCAATGGGAGAAGGTGCTCTTGCTGGAATGCCTTTGCAGCTTGCCGGAAGTAGACAAATTCTGGAGTTCATGGATTGGGGTGATTATGGTGCAAAAGGAACCTTCATTAATATTGGTTCTATAG GTGCTGCAGAGGTTGAAGAGCAAGATGACTTGTATATCTTGGTTGCTCCTCAAAATGCTGTAGGGAATTGTATCATTGAT GATCTGAGAGCAATGACAAATGCTGCTGAACACAGACCAGTTATCCTAATCAATGCCAGGCTTAAG GATTTACCTGGTTCTAGTGGTATTATGCAA ACAATGGGACGAGACCAGAGACTCAAGTATGCAGCATCTTTTGAAAGTTGCTACTTTTTCCGGCTTCTTTATTATGCGGGAACCCAGTACCCCATCATGGGAGCTATCAG GATGTCTTATCCATACCGTTATGAGTTGTACAAGAGAGTTGATGACCCATCTGGGAAGGAGAAGTATGTCATTTTGTCGACGTTTCTTGAAAGGCCTACTACCGACGAAATAAACGACGCCTTTGAAGGAAAACCAAG AAACGAAACAAGGAAGGGCTCGGGGATTTG TGTCGCTCTGTTTTGTAGGGGTTTTTTGAGCGGTATTTTTTGA
- the LOC112790092 gene encoding adenylate kinase 5, chloroplastic isoform X3: MLHSAPSSSFHHTTTLHPSPSPSLLSASSPSSSRHAWLPLRHFSFQTPPLRTHNHFALTSPKALKVNCSTSEPLKIMISGAPASGKGTQCELIVQKFGLVHISTGDLLRAEVAAGTEIGNKAKEFMNSGRLVPDEIVTAMVAARLSREDAKQRGWLLDGYPRTSSQAESLEKMQIRPDLYIVLDVPDEILIDRCVGRRLDPVTGKIYHLKFFPPESEEIKARLVTRPDDTEEKVKSRLEIYKQNAEAASSSYSNITKKIDGSRSKEEVFKEVESSLSQLQQSKGKILKSGGTEIQRTLEKSILDTKKGSGSSSQDKWRGIPTRLNNIPHSREIRQYFYDDVIKATQRAVDDGKTRLKVDINIPELNPEMDVYRIGTLMELVRGLALSFADDGKRVKVCVQGSMGEGALAGMPLQLAGSRQILEFMDWGDYGAKGTFINIGSIGAAEVEEQDDLYILVAPQNAVGNCIIDDLRAMTNAAEHRPVILINARLKDLPGSSGIMQTMGRDQRLKYAASFESCYFFRLLYYAGTQYPIMGAIRMSYPYRYELYKRVDDPSGKEKYVILSTFLERPTTDEINDAFEGKPR; the protein is encoded by the exons ATGCTGCACTCTGCACCCTCCTCCTCCTTCCACCACACCACCACTCTCcacccttctccctctccttctcttctctctgCTTCTTCACCTTCTTCATCCCGTCACGCATGGCTGCCACTCCGCCACTTCTCCTTCCAAACTCCACCTCTCCGCACTCATAACCATTTTGCACTAACATCACCCAAG GCGCTGAAAGTGAACTGTTCCACCAGCGAGCCATTGAAGATTATGATATCTGGTGCACCTGCTTCAGGAAAGGGAACTCAATGTGAATTGATTGTCCAAAAG TTTGGATTGGTGCACATATCAACCGGGGATCTCCTAAGAGCAGAAGTTGCAGCTGGGACGGAAATTGGAAACAAAGCAAAGGAGTTCATGAATTCTGGTCGTTTGGTTCCCGATGAAATTGTGACAGCT ATGGTGGCAGCACGATTATCTCGTGAAGATGCAAAACAAAGGGGTTGGCTTCTTGATGGCTACCCTCGGACTTCTTCCCAAGCTGAGAGTCTGGAGAAAATGCAGATACGACCTGATTTGTATATTGTATTAGAT GTTCCTGATGAAATTCTGATCGACAGATGTGTTGGTAGAAGGTTAGACCCAGTGACAGGGAAAATATATCATCTAAAATTTTTTCCACCGGAATCTGAAGAAATCAAAGCCAGGCTGGTCACGCGTCCTGATGACACTGAGGAAAAA GTCAAATCACGCCTAGAAATATATAAACAAAATGCAGAAGCCGCATCTTCCTCCTACTCAAACATAACAAAGAAG ATTGATGGCAGCCGTTCAAAGGAGGAAGTTTTCAAAGAAGTCGAATCTTCACTATCACAACTGCAACAGAGTAAAGGGAAAATATTGAAATCTGGAGGCACGGAGATTCAAAGAACATTAG AAAAATCGATTCTTGATACAAAGAAGGGATCAGGGTCTTCGAGCCAG GATAAGTGGAGAGGGATTCCTACTAGACTAAATAACATTCCCCACTCAAGAGAAATCAGACAATATTTTTACGATGATGTGATAAAAGCTACACAACGGGCTGTCGATGATGGAAAAACTAGGTTGAAG GTGGACATAAACATTCCTGAATTAAACCCAGAAATG GACGTTTATCGAATAGGTACCTTGATGGAACTTGTTCGAGGTCTTGCCCTTTCATTTGCTGATGATGGAAAACGTGTTAAG GTCTGTGTACAAGGATCAATGGGAGAAGGTGCTCTTGCTGGAATGCCTTTGCAGCTTGCCGGAAGTAGACAAATTCTGGAGTTCATGGATTGGGGTGATTATGGTGCAAAAGGAACCTTCATTAATATTGGTTCTATAG GTGCTGCAGAGGTTGAAGAGCAAGATGACTTGTATATCTTGGTTGCTCCTCAAAATGCTGTAGGGAATTGTATCATTGAT GATCTGAGAGCAATGACAAATGCTGCTGAACACAGACCAGTTATCCTAATCAATGCCAGGCTTAAG GATTTACCTGGTTCTAGTGGTATTATGCAA ACAATGGGACGAGACCAGAGACTCAAGTATGCAGCATCTTTTGAAAGTTGCTACTTTTTCCGGCTTCTTTATTATGCGGGAACCCAGTACCCCATCATGGGAGCTATCAG GATGTCTTATCCATACCGTTATGAGTTGTACAAGAGAGTTGATGACCCATCTGGGAAGGAGAAGTATGTCATTTTGTCGACGTTTCTTGAAAGGCCTACTACCGACGAAATAAACGACGCCTTTGAAGGAAAACCAAGGTAA
- the LOC112790093 gene encoding uncharacterized protein: MDALWDVEDKLKLSTRGAILLLACASFAVLSICTVIIMLKLMMACKNNKIVHEESAVHENVTELKTTTTIRWTESQHCGWISVKRVLMGSVVWSRASKWEERQRGSPLLLGVDESGWQSHNSASAVWQRPILKGEKCELPSFSGLILYDEKGRLLRDSHEIENNGNQTPIQEKINSTGSKTLKDLLS; the protein is encoded by the exons ATGGATGCTTTGTGGGACGTGGAAGACAAATTGAAGCTTTCAACACGAGGTGCTATCCTCCTACTAGCGTGTGCAAGCTTTGCAGTTTTGAGTATTTGCACTGTCATTATTATGCTTAAACTGATGATGGCATGCAAGAATAACAAGATTGTTCACGAAGAGAGTGCTGTACATGAAAATGTGACTGAGCTGAAGACTACAACAACTATAAGATGGACAGAGTCACAGCATTGTGGGTGGATTTCGGTGAAGAGAGTGCTGATGGGGTCAGTGGTGTGGAGCAGGGCAAGCAAATGGGAGGAGAGGCAGAGGGGATCACCACTACTGCTTGGTGTTGATGAAAGTGGATGGCAAAGTCATAACTCAGCATCAGCAGTGTGGCAAAGACCGATCCTAAAAGGGGAGAAGTGTGAGCTACCAAGTTTCAGTGGACTCATTCTCTATGATGAGAAGGGAAGACTGCTTCGTGATTCTCATGAGATCGAAAACAATGGCAACCAGACTCCCATACAG gaaaaaataaattctacaGGGAGCAAGACCCTTAAAGATTTGCTATCGTAG